The following proteins are encoded in a genomic region of Nitrososphaerota archaeon:
- a CDS encoding AbrB/MazE/SpoVT family DNA-binding domain-containing protein, whose amino-acid sequence MSDILMETTRLSEKGQVVIPKDFREKMGLKPGSRFLVIATEDSIILQRIEVVKQKMAVDDILSKARNLAEGLSGDNT is encoded by the coding sequence TTGTCCGACATTCTTATGGAAACAACAAGGCTCTCAGAAAAAGGGCAGGTAGTCATCCCGAAGGACTTTCGAGAGAAGATGGGCCTGAAACCTGGAAGCCGTTTCCTCGTCATTGCAACCGAGGACTCAATTATTCTTCAACGCATTGAGGTTGTCAAGCAGAAAATGGCTGTGGACGATATACTGAGCAAGGCAAGGAACCTCGCAGAGGGACTTTCTGGTGACAATACTTAG
- a CDS encoding type II secretion system F family protein yields the protein MLAFHINRRILVLAYGLSVILALALLLFSTFVWPGYNSHPGFDNMLVLSLIVALIPPSILDMMNRRWKRAVDSKLPEFIRDIADSQKTGMAFTKAIEHSARLEYGPLSKELKRVVALMTWGHPYTEALDEMAKRIDTPLVYRTVALLSEVGHSGGNLHEILDTIYSHIREVQDMERDRMRQMSPYVMVIYASFGVYIFVVVVLFLTFFSQISAVIKAGAPFGSNINPQVYYIWFFHMSVIESVLAGFIAGKMSEGALVAGLKHVLTLLILSMLIFTIVIQPSVIS from the coding sequence ATGCTGGCTTTCCATATCAATCGGCGAATTTTGGTGCTGGCTTACGGTCTCTCAGTCATTTTGGCGCTAGCACTGCTTCTATTTTCCACCTTCGTCTGGCCAGGGTACAATTCTCACCCCGGCTTCGACAATATGCTAGTACTTTCCCTCATCGTCGCGCTCATTCCACCATCAATACTAGATATGATGAACCGCAGATGGAAACGAGCAGTCGACTCGAAGCTACCTGAGTTCATCCGAGATATTGCTGATTCCCAGAAGACAGGCATGGCCTTCACTAAGGCGATAGAGCATTCTGCAAGGCTTGAATACGGCCCGCTTTCCAAGGAGCTCAAGCGAGTTGTCGCTCTGATGACGTGGGGACATCCGTATACTGAAGCGCTCGACGAGATGGCGAAACGAATCGATACTCCGTTGGTCTACAGGACAGTTGCTCTTCTGAGCGAAGTGGGTCACTCGGGCGGCAACCTACATGAGATACTTGACACTATCTACTCTCACATTCGTGAAGTTCAGGATATGGAACGTGACAGAATGCGCCAGATGAGCCCTTACGTGATGGTTATCTACGCCTCATTCGGCGTCTACATATTCGTAGTAGTCGTGCTTTTCCTAACCTTCTTCAGCCAGATATCGGCAGTTATCAAGGCGGGAGCACCCTTCGGTAGCAACATTAACCCTCAAGTCTACTACATCTGGTTCTTCCACATGTCGGTAATAGAATCAGTATTGGCCGGCTTTATCGCAGGCAAGATGAGCGAAGGCGCGCTTGTGGCGGGTCTAAAGCATGTCCTCACCCTGCTAATCCTGTCCATGCTTATCTTCACCATTGTGATACAGCCTTCAGTAATCTCTTGA
- a CDS encoding RlmE family RNA methyltransferase, with protein sequence MRLVDAKRDQYRRLAKKEGYRSRSAYKLLQLDKTYRLLRPGYVVVDFGSAPGGWLQVSSEKVGRAGVVVGIDLEPIKPISENIRLLVGDVLAPATKDELLKMLPRKADVVLSDLAPDVTGVWQIDHLRQIDLVSKVVDLMPDILRRGGSAVMKVFEGEATNQFHRQVKGVFEKVFIAKPPASRGQASEMYFVALGYRPPVGRN encoded by the coding sequence ATGAGGCTAGTGGATGCGAAACGAGATCAGTATAGGCGGTTAGCTAAGAAGGAAGGCTATCGAAGCAGATCCGCCTACAAGCTTCTGCAGCTCGACAAAACCTACAGGCTTCTGCGGCCAGGTTACGTTGTCGTTGACTTTGGCTCTGCCCCTGGTGGCTGGCTGCAAGTTTCATCGGAGAAGGTTGGGCGAGCTGGTGTCGTAGTCGGTATAGATCTAGAGCCGATTAAGCCGATCTCGGAGAATATTCGCCTCTTGGTGGGTGATGTTCTTGCGCCGGCGACTAAAGATGAGCTTCTGAAGATGCTTCCACGCAAGGCTGATGTAGTTCTCTCAGATCTTGCTCCGGATGTGACCGGAGTTTGGCAGATTGATCATCTACGACAAATCGATCTCGTATCGAAGGTTGTTGATTTAATGCCGGATATTCTCCGACGCGGCGGATCAGCAGTCATGAAGGTCTTTGAGGGTGAGGCGACGAATCAGTTTCATCGTCAGGTTAAAGGAGTTTTTGAAAAGGTGTTCATCGCCAAGCCTCCTGCGAGCCGGGGACAGGCCAGCGAGATGTACTTTGTTGCTCTAGGCTACCGTCCACCAGTTGGTCGCAACTAA
- a CDS encoding transcriptional regulator: protein MDDNNNEQNEECEEIEVEAKDEASAVDDDDYELLDFTSRVYKLVVEHGKEGVLQSELWKKLSLTSRDGSRLAIRLEKRGMIKREKVLDGGRWTYKLSPLRLPAQIKSIEQAPCITCTEEIKCSPTGVITPYTCLTLAEWVTREYLKSQNISPTQEAIYNKIFTQKV, encoded by the coding sequence ATGGACGATAACAACAACGAGCAGAACGAAGAATGCGAAGAGATCGAAGTCGAAGCCAAAGATGAAGCGTCAGCAGTCGATGACGACGATTACGAGCTGCTTGACTTTACATCCAGAGTATACAAACTAGTAGTGGAGCATGGTAAAGAAGGCGTTCTCCAGAGTGAGCTCTGGAAGAAGTTGAGTTTGACCAGCAGAGACGGCTCTCGACTCGCCATCCGGCTGGAGAAGCGGGGCATGATTAAACGCGAGAAGGTTCTTGACGGCGGCAGATGGACCTACAAGCTCTCGCCTCTACGGCTTCCAGCCCAGATCAAATCGATTGAACAGGCCCCCTGCATAACCTGCACCGAGGAGATTAAATGCTCTCCAACTGGTGTGATTACGCCCTACACCTGTCTGACCCTCGCAGAATGGGTCACACGAGAGTACCTGAAGTCTCAGAACATCTCGCCTACTCAGGAAGCAATCTACAACAAGATCTTCACTCAGAAGGTATAA
- a CDS encoding SMC-Scp complex subunit ScpB, whose protein sequence is MSLENENSARARIEAALYAAGRPLDLVELAKAAEITSERKALSIVREIQKDFKEKMVAIEIAEIAGGKFAMQLKTKYTKVARRFSLRPLVSNAVLKTLSYIIYLQPVTSKDLADRRGPQAYGHLKQLLELGFIHAERSGRTRIFRTTSTFSEYFGLSDDPDKIRRRLAAPQKRDAQKL, encoded by the coding sequence ATGTCCCTGGAAAATGAAAACTCGGCGCGGGCAAGAATTGAGGCCGCATTATACGCAGCCGGACGCCCACTCGACCTCGTCGAACTAGCAAAGGCCGCAGAAATCACATCAGAGCGAAAAGCTTTGAGTATTGTGCGGGAAATTCAGAAGGACTTTAAAGAGAAGATGGTGGCAATCGAGATCGCGGAGATCGCCGGCGGAAAGTTCGCGATGCAGTTGAAAACAAAATACACCAAGGTGGCTAGAAGATTCTCGCTACGCCCACTCGTCTCGAACGCCGTGCTCAAAACCCTCTCATACATAATTTACCTGCAACCAGTCACAAGCAAAGACCTAGCTGATCGAAGAGGACCTCAAGCCTACGGCCATCTCAAACAACTCCTTGAACTCGGCTTCATCCACGCTGAACGCTCCGGGAGAACCAGAATCTTCAGAACAACCAGCACCTTCTCGGAATATTTCGGGCTAAGCGACGATCCAGACAAGATCCGGCGAAGACTAGCAGCACCACAGAAACGCGATGCTCAAAAGCTTTAA
- the rpsJ gene encoding 30S ribosomal protein S10: MPQLARIKLTSTNIENLTQVCQDIRSITEKTGVKVRGPQPLPTKKLKVVTRKAPSGQGTNTYDRWEMRVHRRLIDLDADDRTMRQLMRLRVPEDVFIEVNLSMR; the protein is encoded by the coding sequence ATGCCTCAGCTCGCCCGAATCAAGCTTACAAGCACGAACATAGAGAACCTGACACAGGTATGTCAAGACATCAGGAGTATTACTGAGAAGACTGGGGTAAAGGTTAGAGGACCACAACCACTTCCAACAAAGAAGCTAAAGGTAGTGACCAGAAAGGCACCTTCCGGCCAAGGAACTAACACCTATGACCGATGGGAGATGCGGGTTCACCGCCGACTAATCGATCTTGACGCGGATGATCGAACCATGAGACAACTAATGAGACTACGAGTCCCTGAGGATGTCTTCATAGAAGTTAATCTTAGTATGCGTTAA
- a CDS encoding transcription factor IIB, with protein sequence MAKLEVEDTSDSRCPTCGRWLIGDHYQGEAICPSCGFVVHEHIEDTGPEWKAIDPEDKAKKVRVGSPRMIALHDFGLSTEIGGSMRDSQGHYLDRDARNQYYKLQKWQRRVRTTTAERSLSSVLAKITEISDALNLPKNVLETAAQTYRDSAKMKVARSKSITGMAAASVYMACRKCGVGRSLKEISRAARIDKRTVAKYYRLVLNEVERDYVPQPSICKYISKLVNLARIDTKVERVALRLASETNDSKISSGKAPAGLAAAYVYMASIMLGTHLPQREIADVAEVTEVTIRNRCREILESYEIKQCLKIAA encoded by the coding sequence TTGGCAAAACTAGAAGTAGAAGACACCAGCGATAGTCGTTGCCCAACCTGCGGCAGATGGTTAATTGGTGACCACTATCAAGGTGAAGCGATTTGTCCGTCCTGCGGCTTCGTAGTTCACGAACATATTGAAGATACGGGACCCGAGTGGAAAGCGATAGATCCTGAGGATAAGGCGAAGAAGGTGCGCGTCGGCTCACCACGAATGATTGCTCTACACGACTTCGGTCTCTCCACCGAGATAGGTGGCAGTATGCGTGACTCTCAAGGACACTATTTGGATCGAGACGCTAGAAACCAGTATTACAAGCTGCAGAAATGGCAGAGAAGGGTTAGAACCACAACAGCTGAGCGAAGCCTATCAAGTGTTCTTGCAAAGATCACGGAGATCTCTGATGCGCTCAATCTTCCAAAGAATGTCTTGGAGACGGCTGCACAAACTTATAGGGACTCAGCTAAGATGAAGGTTGCGCGAAGCAAGTCGATAACCGGTATGGCCGCTGCTTCAGTGTATATGGCGTGCCGTAAATGCGGCGTTGGCAGATCTCTCAAGGAGATTTCTAGGGCTGCGCGGATTGATAAGCGGACAGTCGCAAAGTACTATCGTCTCGTGTTGAACGAGGTCGAGCGAGATTATGTGCCACAACCATCCATTTGCAAGTACATCTCGAAGCTAGTGAATCTTGCGAGGATCGATACTAAGGTTGAGCGAGTTGCTCTTCGCCTCGCAAGCGAAACTAATGATAGCAAGATCTCCAGCGGGAAGGCCCCAGCTGGTCTAGCTGCCGCCTACGTGTATATGGCTTCGATTATGCTCGGCACTCATCTTCCGCAGCGGGAGATAGCCGATGTAGCAGAGGTGACTGAAGTCACGATCAGAAATAGGTGCAGAGAAATACTTGAATCCTACGAGATAAAGCAGTGCCTCAAGATTGCAGCCTGA
- a CDS encoding tRNA (guanine(10)-N(2))-dimethyltransferase, producing the protein MKARGKEADAAINNNNSGRQSEDIVTINESEIAEITEGDTTLYVPKSSLDATVPPKAPAFYNPYATLNRDLTVAAYRVFAERRSGTVTMADVLAGTGARGVRVAVEVPRINEIYINDGNPRAIELAKRSAAVNKVADKCKFSVQDACRLLMEHSAYKSRFNIVDIDPFGSPAPYLDCALRALEKEGILSATATDTAALCGVYPDVAYRRYNGYSLRTEYCHETGIRLLLGAAAHQAMRLELGISPIFVHRTRHYLRIYVSVHLGAGWVDRTYSQIGLIQHCFKCSYRSTAEPLRLECPKCGATLKRAGPLWIGELYDKEFICTMAEDCQKHMFREGVKMLAAAAEETGMPPTYFTADQVAADIGVRSPSLDHIIAHLREGGFRASRSALNPKGIKTDAPAETVRRVVNQIS; encoded by the coding sequence GTGAAGGCAAGGGGCAAAGAGGCTGATGCAGCAATTAACAACAATAACAGCGGTAGACAATCTGAAGATATTGTAACTATCAATGAATCTGAAATTGCCGAAATCACCGAAGGAGACACAACCCTGTATGTACCCAAGTCTAGCCTAGATGCAACTGTTCCTCCGAAAGCCCCTGCGTTCTACAATCCCTACGCAACACTGAACCGAGACCTCACAGTGGCAGCCTACCGCGTCTTCGCAGAAAGGAGAAGCGGCACCGTCACAATGGCGGATGTCTTAGCCGGAACCGGGGCAAGAGGAGTCCGGGTGGCAGTGGAGGTACCCAGAATAAATGAGATCTACATCAACGACGGGAATCCACGGGCCATAGAGCTCGCGAAGAGATCAGCGGCCGTGAATAAAGTCGCCGACAAATGCAAATTCTCTGTGCAGGATGCGTGCAGACTCCTCATGGAGCACTCAGCCTATAAGAGCCGCTTCAACATTGTCGATATAGATCCGTTCGGCTCGCCAGCACCCTATCTCGACTGCGCCCTCAGAGCCCTTGAGAAGGAGGGAATACTCTCCGCCACCGCAACCGACACAGCAGCGCTTTGCGGCGTCTATCCCGACGTTGCGTACCGCAGATACAACGGCTACTCCCTGAGAACTGAGTACTGCCACGAAACAGGCATACGTCTACTGCTAGGCGCAGCCGCCCACCAAGCTATGCGGCTTGAACTCGGCATAAGCCCAATTTTCGTTCACCGAACCCGACACTACCTTCGCATCTACGTATCGGTTCACCTCGGTGCAGGCTGGGTTGACCGAACCTACAGCCAGATAGGATTGATACAACACTGCTTCAAATGCAGCTACAGGTCAACCGCCGAACCGCTTCGCCTAGAGTGCCCCAAGTGCGGAGCAACTCTGAAACGTGCAGGCCCCCTGTGGATCGGTGAACTCTACGACAAAGAGTTCATCTGCACGATGGCTGAAGACTGTCAGAAGCATATGTTCAGAGAGGGGGTCAAGATGCTCGCCGCAGCGGCAGAGGAGACCGGTATGCCACCCACCTACTTCACCGCTGATCAGGTTGCAGCAGACATCGGCGTCCGCTCACCAAGCCTCGACCATATAATTGCGCATCTCAGAGAGGGAGGCTTCAGAGCCTCTCGAAGCGCGCTGAACCCGAAGGGCATTAAAACAGACGCTCCTGCTGAAACAGTGAGAAGAGTAGTGAATCAGATAAGCTAA
- a CDS encoding Gar1/Naf1 family protein yields MFVVGTALHLAGSGRLILRAETDVRPGTVLFDEKGRPVAKAAELFGPVKAPYISAVPMTDRITRILKQKVYASPRSEKFGKTRSRRHQR; encoded by the coding sequence ATGTTCGTAGTTGGTACTGCCCTACACTTAGCGGGGAGTGGGCGATTGATTCTTAGGGCTGAAACCGATGTCCGACCGGGAACAGTCCTCTTCGATGAGAAGGGTCGGCCGGTTGCTAAGGCTGCTGAGCTCTTCGGCCCCGTAAAGGCTCCCTACATCTCAGCGGTACCTATGACAGATCGTATCACGAGGATATTGAAACAGAAGGTATATGCTTCTCCACGGAGTGAAAAATTTGGCAAAACTAGAAGTAGAAGACACCAGCGATAG
- a CDS encoding dihydrolipoyl dehydrogenase — protein sequence MDSYDLIVIGSGAGMNVAGSALEQGLKVALVEKGPLGGTCLNRGCIPSKIMIYPADVIRLLQDATAVGVNAKIERVDFDLIMKRMWDAVLEDRHHMEEAVKQDPNVTLYHDVGYFVSDYTMQVKGEIFSAKKIVIASGARPIIPEIPGLSDAGYLTSETVFSIKKQPASLVIIGGGYIAAELGHFFSSIGTEITIVGRNPELVPHEEPEVSALLKRKMSEKMLVLTNSEPVSVKSDGGSKLVTIRDRVSGKLFDVSVEEVLVAAGIRSNADLLRVERTGVEVDAKGWIKVNTYLETSKKNIWALGDAIGRYQYRHTANYESEVVAQNALFNMHVTVDEHAVPHAIFAYPQIGSVGLTEAEAGKSRQIYVGIGLYADVAKGYAMAEKDGFVKVVVDAETQKILGAHVIGPEAAVLVQQIVYLMNAGDEDYTPLARAQTIHPALSEAVVAAFGNLRPANFEPQEHRHHHHSEVDESST from the coding sequence TTGGATAGTTACGATCTTATCGTAATCGGCTCAGGCGCTGGGATGAATGTTGCAGGCTCCGCCCTTGAACAGGGTTTGAAGGTGGCTCTGGTGGAGAAAGGGCCGCTTGGAGGAACCTGTCTGAACCGGGGGTGTATACCTTCTAAGATTATGATTTATCCCGCCGATGTAATTCGGCTCCTACAGGATGCTACGGCGGTCGGTGTTAACGCGAAGATTGAGCGAGTAGACTTTGACCTTATTATGAAAAGGATGTGGGATGCAGTGCTCGAGGATAGGCATCATATGGAGGAGGCTGTCAAGCAGGATCCAAATGTCACGCTCTACCATGATGTCGGCTACTTTGTGTCTGATTACACAATGCAGGTGAAGGGGGAGATTTTTTCGGCGAAGAAAATTGTGATAGCGTCAGGCGCCCGCCCAATTATACCTGAGATTCCAGGGTTAAGCGATGCTGGTTATCTCACCAGCGAGACCGTCTTTTCCATCAAGAAGCAACCGGCTAGCCTCGTTATCATCGGAGGCGGGTATATCGCAGCCGAGCTGGGTCACTTCTTCTCAAGCATAGGCACCGAGATCACAATCGTGGGGAGGAACCCTGAGCTGGTTCCGCATGAGGAGCCTGAAGTGTCAGCTCTATTGAAGCGTAAAATGTCTGAGAAGATGCTTGTCTTAACTAACTCTGAGCCGGTTTCGGTGAAGTCTGACGGTGGCTCGAAGCTGGTGACGATACGTGATCGGGTTTCAGGAAAATTATTCGACGTATCAGTTGAAGAGGTTCTTGTCGCAGCGGGCATTAGATCTAACGCGGATCTTCTCAGAGTTGAGCGAACTGGGGTTGAGGTGGATGCGAAGGGTTGGATTAAGGTGAACACGTATCTTGAGACATCTAAGAAGAACATTTGGGCTCTAGGTGATGCTATAGGAAGATATCAGTATCGGCATACTGCCAACTATGAGTCTGAGGTAGTGGCTCAGAACGCGCTCTTCAACATGCATGTTACGGTTGACGAGCATGCTGTGCCTCACGCTATCTTCGCCTATCCTCAGATTGGCAGTGTTGGTTTAACTGAGGCTGAGGCTGGTAAGAGTCGGCAGATATACGTCGGCATCGGTCTATACGCGGATGTTGCGAAAGGGTATGCGATGGCTGAGAAGGACGGGTTTGTGAAGGTGGTTGTGGATGCTGAGACTCAGAAGATACTTGGCGCTCACGTCATTGGGCCGGAGGCTGCTGTGCTGGTTCAGCAGATTGTTTATCTGATGAATGCTGGTGATGAGGATTATACGCCGTTAGCTCGTGCTCAGACTATTCACCCTGCGCTAAGCGAAGCGGTGGTAGCGGCCTTTGGAAACCTTCGTCCCGCTAACTTCGAGCCACAAGAGCATCGGCATCACCATCACTCCGAAGTTGATGAGAGCTCGACCTAG
- a CDS encoding 30S ribosomal protein S8e, producing MIKSVKNLRKKKETGGRRIPYRGRRGFERNRYASETALGERRVVKRETRGGGYKLGLRTASHANVVEPSTGKVTKAKILKVLANPANRDYERRGVITKGCSIETEKGIAKVVSRPGQDGVVNAILVK from the coding sequence TTGATAAAGTCGGTTAAGAACCTGCGGAAGAAAAAGGAGACTGGGGGAAGAAGAATCCCCTACCGAGGACGCAGAGGCTTCGAACGTAACCGCTACGCTAGCGAAACAGCACTAGGCGAAAGAAGGGTTGTGAAGAGGGAGACTCGAGGCGGAGGATACAAACTCGGCCTCAGAACCGCAAGCCACGCTAACGTAGTTGAACCGTCCACCGGCAAGGTTACTAAAGCTAAAATCCTGAAGGTGTTGGCTAACCCGGCTAACCGGGACTACGAGAGACGCGGAGTAATCACAAAAGGCTGCTCCATCGAAACTGAGAAAGGTATCGCAAAAGTTGTCTCTCGACCCGGGCAGGACGGAGTGGTCAACGCCATTCTCGTAAAGTAG
- a CDS encoding Ig-like domain-containing protein yields MIPKVYTLRKRCFATVVVALLILSVFAVLPMIPQASPQKSDALILAVTPAPNTIPANGGEYNIVVVQMQNSTGSPVPAPTDTQIILSSSKLEVGSVESTLTIVKGTNFAIAKFRSTTTPGATTITAAATGFTVGTATITTIDPSSSPMKLVVQLSPKQLPPETNATGLIVVQLSDANGVLARATDPILVSLSSSIPSIAKVDSSITIDAGQSFGQAFFYTAFTPGTTKITASASGYSIGSDTLTIRGSIAAKLAVYSAPPQIPERAGANTSIVIQLQDSNGVPVRAPSDIRVAVTSSNTTVGSTEHSVVTIKSGDTDSMTRFNGRFAGTAQITATAQKYSSGFTDVNVVRAGLADTGRLAIYIAPPAVLPDDSAHRAVFVELRNANDRMARASRDISVHLASSSTDIGSVDSDVIIPSGSTYGVAAFHSTHAAGTTTITASAADFRTASTKMNVAGSVPTKISVEVVPNQLPSDGQVHRSLVLQLQADNGEPVNAPTDIVVTLSSTRTDIGGTDGTVVLQSGKPMAIADFRSTLVAGTTTISASASGYIPGSVDVKTVQPTPSKLTVITSPSTLTADGQSYNAIVIQIQDANGVPAQARKDIPISISSSNPAIGEANNLVTLHAGETFVRAVFTTTNSPGTTTISALSSGFVGSSAKLTTALYPLTADISTDAATINATSTIPLMLSVKSSGVPVSGAAILWKTTNGTIIKSDKSTDESGTATAEFRNNAATSAIVTAVISKTGFSTASDSVTIKTKALPLRLIISSAPSIVASAPTDINATVLSGNTPISNVTLDWTATHGSFARKAGATGANGIGRAVFFSNDAGSVEIKVISSKAGYNSTSASLTINVTPASAGTDTIQTAAGSPGSAFFGLNFFVLIGIIAVVVAAVGAVVFFMIRRRRRGAKGGNNGEGFGEGDIGDILGEG; encoded by the coding sequence ATGATCCCTAAGGTTTACACGTTAAGAAAACGATGCTTCGCAACAGTAGTTGTTGCGCTGCTGATTCTCTCCGTCTTTGCTGTTTTACCTATGATTCCACAGGCTTCGCCGCAGAAGTCTGATGCACTCATTTTGGCAGTTACTCCCGCGCCTAACACCATTCCTGCGAACGGGGGTGAGTACAACATTGTAGTGGTGCAGATGCAGAACAGCACAGGTTCCCCTGTTCCTGCCCCCACTGACACCCAGATTATTCTCTCGTCTTCAAAGCTAGAGGTGGGAAGCGTTGAGTCCACACTCACAATAGTGAAGGGTACTAACTTTGCAATCGCAAAATTCAGGTCAACAACTACTCCTGGAGCAACCACCATCACGGCCGCTGCAACAGGCTTTACAGTTGGAACCGCCACCATCACCACCATCGATCCGAGTAGTTCTCCGATGAAGCTAGTTGTACAATTGTCGCCTAAACAGCTGCCACCTGAGACGAATGCAACCGGCCTGATTGTGGTTCAGCTTAGCGACGCCAATGGTGTACTTGCTCGCGCGACTGACCCTATCCTCGTATCGCTCTCCTCGTCAATCCCGTCAATCGCTAAGGTCGACTCCTCGATTACAATAGATGCTGGGCAGAGCTTTGGACAGGCCTTCTTCTACACAGCGTTTACTCCAGGAACTACAAAGATCACCGCGTCGGCATCAGGGTATTCAATAGGTTCCGATACTCTCACTATCAGAGGATCCATCGCGGCGAAGCTCGCTGTTTATAGTGCTCCACCTCAGATTCCTGAGCGTGCGGGTGCGAATACTTCTATCGTGATCCAGCTGCAGGACTCAAACGGTGTGCCGGTGAGAGCTCCCAGTGATATCAGAGTCGCAGTCACCTCATCTAACACAACAGTTGGTTCGACGGAACATTCTGTTGTCACGATAAAATCCGGTGACACGGACAGCATGACCCGTTTTAACGGGCGCTTCGCCGGAACCGCTCAAATCACCGCAACTGCTCAGAAGTACAGTTCAGGCTTCACAGACGTCAATGTTGTCAGGGCCGGTTTAGCCGATACAGGTAGACTCGCCATTTACATTGCGCCGCCAGCTGTGCTTCCTGACGACAGTGCTCATCGCGCAGTTTTTGTTGAGTTAAGAAATGCTAACGATCGGATGGCGAGGGCGAGCCGAGACATCTCGGTTCACTTAGCGTCTTCAAGCACAGATATTGGCTCGGTTGACTCTGACGTAATAATCCCTTCAGGCTCAACTTACGGCGTAGCAGCCTTCCACTCTACGCATGCGGCCGGTACCACCACGATAACGGCTTCAGCCGCCGATTTTCGCACAGCTTCCACAAAGATGAATGTAGCGGGTTCGGTGCCAACCAAGATAAGTGTAGAAGTCGTGCCGAACCAGCTCCCATCCGACGGGCAGGTCCACCGCTCTCTTGTTCTCCAGCTTCAAGCTGACAACGGGGAACCTGTAAATGCCCCAACCGACATCGTTGTAACACTTTCCTCTACAAGAACCGATATAGGTGGCACCGATGGAACTGTAGTTCTGCAGTCCGGCAAGCCTATGGCTATCGCAGATTTCCGTTCAACCTTGGTTGCAGGAACCACCACAATATCTGCTTCCGCGTCAGGTTACATCCCCGGATCTGTTGACGTGAAGACGGTTCAACCCACTCCGTCGAAGCTAACAGTTATCACTTCACCATCGACGCTTACAGCTGACGGTCAAAGCTATAACGCTATAGTGATACAAATACAGGATGCTAACGGTGTGCCAGCTCAAGCCAGAAAGGACATTCCAATCTCAATATCATCCTCAAACCCAGCTATAGGCGAAGCTAACAATTTAGTCACGCTGCACGCAGGCGAAACCTTTGTGCGAGCCGTCTTCACCACCACAAATAGCCCCGGAACCACCACAATCAGTGCTCTCTCCTCAGGCTTTGTAGGATCCTCAGCAAAACTCACAACAGCACTATACCCGCTTACAGCAGATATCTCAACAGATGCGGCTACGATTAACGCTACCAGCACCATCCCTCTAATGCTCTCAGTCAAGAGTTCAGGCGTGCCTGTCTCAGGCGCTGCAATCCTGTGGAAGACAACGAACGGTACCATAATTAAGTCAGACAAGTCTACTGACGAGTCTGGAACCGCTACAGCTGAGTTCCGGAACAACGCTGCAACCTCGGCCATAGTAACTGCGGTGATAAGCAAGACCGGTTTTTCCACAGCCTCAGACTCGGTTACGATTAAAACAAAGGCTCTACCACTTCGGTTGATAATATCCTCGGCACCATCTATCGTTGCCTCCGCACCGACAGACATCAATGCCACAGTGCTCAGCGGCAATACTCCTATCTCTAACGTGACGCTGGACTGGACTGCGACTCACGGTTCGTTCGCCCGTAAAGCCGGAGCAACTGGTGCAAACGGCATAGGCCGGGCTGTGTTCTTCTCAAACGACGCTGGCTCAGTCGAGATAAAGGTCATCTCTAGCAAAGCTGGATACAACTCCACATCAGCCTCACTCACAATTAACGTAACACCGGCGTCTGCAGGAACTGATACGATTCAAACTGCTGCCGGGTCACCTGGATCCGCATTCTTCGGCTTGAACTTCTTTGTTCTCATAGGGATAATAGCGGTTGTAGTCGCGGCTGTAGGTGCTGTTGTCTTCTTTATGATTAGGAGAAGGCGACGCGGTGCCAAGGGCGGCAACAACGGTGAAGGCTTCGGAGAAGGTGATATAGGTGATATCTTGGGTGAAGGTTAA